Part of the Virgibacillus natechei genome is shown below.
GTACGACGCCTGTGCGGGGGTGCCTGTCATTTCCCGCTATTTACAAGTATACCAGGTTTTGGATTCATTTTATTGGACACCTGAAGATATGGAGCAAGTAATGTGAGATAGTATATTTCTGAAGGTACATCTCCGGAAGATGCTGCGGCGGCATGGGTAGAAGCAAATGATGACAAGGTTGCTGAATGGACGAAAAATAATAAAAACCCACTATTTTAAATGTGGCTTGCAGAGAAATTATTTTCCCGCAAGCTTTTTCTTTCATTTAGTCTTACTGATGGCTCACTTGAAGCGTCATCCATGCTCGATCATAATGCCAGTCAACGTTAACATTTTTTTCAAAGAAATCCGTTAAACGCGCGCTATTTAATACTTCTTCCCTCTTTCCCTCAGCAAATATTGTCCCTTGCCGGAGTAACAGGGTATGACTGAATACCGGGAGAATTTCTTCAATATGATGCGTCACAAATAAAATAGTTGGTCCATTTTTTTGCGTAGCCAGTTGCTGTATCGTGTTTAGCAAATCTTCACGAGTAATGAAATCAAGCCCATTTGTCGGCTCATCCAGGATAAGTAATTCCGGTTCAGCCATCAAAGCTCTTGCAATTAAAATCTTTTGTTTTTCTCCTTGAGAACAGGTTTCGTATGTACGATCAAGCAGATGACTGCAGGCTAATTCATCCATTAATTGAATAGCTTGTTCATAATCCGCTTCTGTCGGATCTTCATATAATCCAATCGAAGCGTATTTTCCGCTTACAATCATATCTTGTGTCCGTTGCATAGAACGAATTCTCTCCTCTAAAGAAGAACTAACCCAGCCGATTGATTTTCGCAGTTGGCGGATATCTGTCTTGCCAAACGGCTGACCTAATACATTGATTTTTCCAGTTGTCGGCCAAATATAACCATTCAACATGTTCAGCACAGTTGTTTTTCCGGATCCGTTAAGACCAAGTAGCGCCCAGTGCTGACCTTTTGTAACCTCCCAGTTAATATCTTCCAAAATCTTCTTTCCATCTCTTCTCCAGAAAACATCTTGCATCGTGATAA
Proteins encoded:
- a CDS encoding ABC transporter ATP-binding protein, coding for MESIITMQDVFWRRDGKKILEDINWEVTKGQHWALLGLNGSGKTTVLNMLNGYIWPTTGKINVLGQPFGKTDIRQLRKSIGWVSSSLEERIRSMQRTQDMIVSGKYASIGLYEDPTEADYEQAIQLMDELACSHLLDRTYETCSQGEKQKILIARALMAEPELLILDEPTNGLDFITREDLLNTIQQLATQKNGPTILFVTHHIEEILPVFSHTLLLRQGTIFAEGKREEVLNSARLTDFFEKNVNVDWHYDRAWMTLQVSHQ